The Styela clava chromosome 2, kaStyClav1.hap1.2, whole genome shotgun sequence genome contains a region encoding:
- the LOC120335917 gene encoding C-type lectin 1-like: MNPILSQDVQKVENAIRISRRRVAWTANDGQCRKLAGLTAMRVYLAICVVFTAVSSVLCVKLLSDSLSIQRLTNVLLGPYDEAIHRAEDLGLLGKILHDENVLGDKIDMLSGWANNSGCIPGDGLLFKNKCYILTKIKMSYKSVKKYCKLRDGNVAFAQNEEVWFKILEYLWSVGFNYASQLWMGLEKNSSDGIWYYSNGEVASFTKWAKGNIFDEGFDCAQIRTDVREKAGLYDRRCSDFELAMCMFRVD, translated from the exons ATGAATCCGATTTTATCACAGGATGttcaaaaagttgaaaatgcaATTAGGATTTCGCGGCGCAGGGTCGCTTGGACTGCAAATGATGGACAATGTCGCAAACTTGCTGGACTTACCGCTATGCGAGTGTACCTGGCAATTTGCGTCGTTTTCACTGCTGTTTCTTCGGTTCTTTGTGTGAAGCTTTTATCTGATTCCCTCTCAATTCAAAGACTAACTAATGTTTTGTTGGGACCTTATGACGAAGCTATTCATCGCGCTGAAGATTTAGGATTACTTGGTAAAATACTGCACGATGAAAATGTTCTTGGAGATAAAATAGATATGCTATCGGGATGGGCTAATAATTCCGGGTGTATCCCCGGAGACGGACTGCTGTTCAA GAATAAATGTTACATACttacaaaaatcaaaatgtCCTACAAAAGtgttaaaaaatattgcaaGTTACGTGATGGTAACGTTGCTTTTGCTCAAAACGAAGAAGTATGGTTCAAAATATTGGAATACTTATGGTCAGTAGGATTCAACTATGCGAGTCAGTTATGGATGGGATTAGAGAAG AATTCGTCAGATGGAATTTGGTACTATTCTAACGGAGAGGTTGCATCGTTTACGAAATGGGCGAAAGGAAACATATTTGATGAAGGTTTCGATTGTGCACAAATCCGTACCGATGTCAGAGAAAAAGCTGGATTGTACGACAGACGTTGCTCAGATTTCGAATTGGCAATGTGCATGTTTCGTGTGGATTAG